A stretch of DNA from Thermoplasmata archaeon:
TGAATTTTAGATATATAGTAACAAATAACTTAAACATCCATTTCTGACATAGAAACCTTAGATAGTTTAATTAATAACTATATCATATAGAGATATTAGATGGAAATAAAAGATCTTTATGCCCTAGTAGACGACCTTATAACTTACGATAAATTTTTAAACGAAATAGAAAAGAGAAGGGAAAAATATGGTGGATTACTTACAGATATTGCCATTGCTTATATTATAGTTGATGAGTACGGTAAAAATCCAGGTAATACGTATAAAATAAAATTTTTAATTGATGGAATAAATGCTACTGTAAGAGGTGAAGTGGTAGAGATCTCTGAAAAAGAAAATGTAAAATCTAAAGACAAGGTTCTTACAGTAAAAAAAGTAAAAATTAAAGATGATACAGGAACATGCATAGTTACATTCTGGAATGGAGATATTCCTAAACTTGAAAACGTAAAAATAGGGAGTAAAATAAAAATAGTAAACGGATACGTAAAAGAAAATGGTTATGGCCTCACCCTTTCTTTAGGCAAGTGGGGCGTTCTAATTATCGAATAAATTAAAAGTTTTCAATATTGTCTATACTAATTTCCCGTTCTGGTTTTTTAGTGTGCTTTACTATCCAGTATCTTGTAGCATATCCTGCAACTAAGTTTCTAATTCTTTTAGTTGGTACATTTGTATATAGATTAACTTTCTGTTTGTTGTTTTCAAAATCTCCATTAAATTCCTCAGGATATTTTTCCAATAGCTCTTTCGCAACATTTTTTATTATTAAAGGTCTAATGCTTCCCATATTATATCACAGTGTGAAGAGGTAAGGGCTTCTTATTTATATATTTTTTGAATCTTTGGATTTGTCAATTATCCGTTGAAAAATATTGAAAAGATTATCAATTAACACAGCTCATATCTTTCACAAAACAAATTAAATGATCAAAATAAAAGCAATGAGCACAAACAAAATGAAATAATATTTACATATCAATGAAAAATTGACAACATCCATATTTCGAAAGATTTTTAAACACTTCAAATATTATTATAGATATGAGTTATGGATTTGTTTTAGAAAACGGCATAGGCAAACTTGCTGGTTGGCATGATCCAGATTATATGAGGGAATGGTTTCGAGATAATAAAACCAGAGATTATACAAACAAGTTTATGTCTTTGTCCGACGCAGTTAGAAATTTTGTAAAAGATCAGGATTATATTGTTTTTGGAGGTTTTGGCCATGTGCGTACACCTATGGCGGCAATATATGAAATAATCAGACAGAAAAAAAGAAATTTGACCATGGGTGCAAAAACTGCTGTGCACGATGTTGATATTCTAGTAGCTGCAGGGGTTGTAGATAAAATAGAAGCTACATATACATTTGGCCACGAATTGAGAGGACTATCTCCTGCATCTAGGAGAGCAGTAGAAAATGGTACTGTAAAAGTGATTGCTGAATGGAGTAATGGTGGATTTGGATTACGATTGAAAGCAGCTGCTATGGGATTACCGTTTTTACCAAACAGAGGTGCTTTAGGCAGTGATACCTTAAAATACAGTTCTTCGAAAGTAGTAAAAGATCCGTTTAGCTACAAACCGATATCTTTGATTCCTGCATGCTATCCTGACGTAGCGTTTGTTCATGTGAACAGATCAGATATGTATGGAAACTCTCAGATTGATGGTATTACGGTTCAAGACATAGATCTTGCAAGAGCTACTAAAAGATTGATCATTACAACAGAAAAGATAGTTAGCAATGATCAAATACGTATGCATCCTGAGAGAACTGCAATACCCTATTTTTTAGTTGATGCCGTGATAAAAATACCATATGGTGCCCACCCGACAAATATGCCGTATTTATATTATTCTGATGAAGAAATTATGGCAGAATGGTTAAAAGTATCAAAAACAAGTTTAGGAGTTGAGAATTATCTTAAAAAATATGTTTATAATGTTGAAAATTTTAAAGAATACTTAGAATTAGTAGGTGGAATTGCAAAAATGAAAAAACTGAAAAAAATAGAAAAATTAGAGCTTTTACCAGATCTTAAATGGCTGGAGGCTTGAAAAAAATGAGCTATACATCTGTAGAGATGATGACCGTCGCTGCAGCGAGGGTGTTAGAAGATAAGAAAACTGTATTTGTGGGGACCGGGTTACCGTTATTATCCGCGATGCTGGCAAAACGTCTGCATGCTCCAAATCTTACATTAATATTTGAATCAGGTTCAATTGGCAGTTTGGTTCCAAGAGTCCCATTATCTGTAGGTGACTCGTTATCTTTTTACAAAGCATTGTTACTATCAGGAATGGATTACGTAATGTCTGTAGCTCAGGGCGGTTTTGTAGATTATGGATTTATTGGAGGTGCTCAGATAGATGCATATGGAAATCTAAACACTACTGTAATAGGATCATGGTATAAGCCAAAGGTTAGATTACCGGGAAGTGGTGGTAATAACGATGTTGCATCGTTTTGCTGGAAAACTATAATTATTATGAAGCAGGACAAAAGCAAGTTTGTAAAAAAGTTGGATTTTATGACCTCTCCAGGGTACATAGATAGCAAAGGTAGAGAACCTAGAGGACTACCTAAAGACACTGGGCCATTCAGGTTAATTACACAATTAGGAGTATATGATTTTAATCCGTTGACAAAGAGAATAAGATTGATAGAAACATATCCAGGCATAAGTTTACAGGATATACAAAATAACAGCAGTTTTGAAATAGAAGTTTCAGACAACGTAAAAGTTTCTGATGCACCAAACGACAATGAACTGAAGATTATGAGAGAGCTTGATCCATTAGGTGTGGTAATATCTTTTAAAAAGTGATTTACATGATAGAATTAAAAGAAGAACAGAAAATATTGATAAATACAATAGAGGAATTTGCAAAGAAAAAAATAGAGCCTATAGCTAAAAAGATAGATGAGGAAGATGAAATACCTTCAGTGCTTTACAGAGAGCTTAGAGATATAGGGTTGATGGGAATACTGATCCCACAGAAATATGGTGGTTCAGAGCTGGATATGCTTACATATTCATATATTCTAGAGATTGTAGGGAGATATTCAGGTGGTTTAGCTCTTAGCTTAGAAGCACAGAATAGCCTTGGACTCTCACATTTATATATTTATGGTAATGAGAAGCAGAGAGAGAGATATGTGCCAGAAGTAATAGCTTCGGCAAACCCGATTGCCTGGGCTTTAACAGAACCTCAGTCTGGAAGTGATGCAAAAAATCTTCAGACTAAAGCTCTAAAAAAAGATGACAAATATATAATAACAGGATCTAAGATATTTATTACCCATGGAGTGCATTCAGACTATTTGATATTATTTGCTAAGACTGAAAAAGGTATATCTGCATTTATAGTAGACGGTCATGCTAAAGGAATTGAAAGAAATGCAATAAAGAATAAATTAGGTGTTAGAGGTACAGAGACCGCAGAGATATTTTTAAACGATGTGGAAGTTCCGGAAGAAAATCTGTTAGGCAAAGAGGGTGAAGGATACAAACAGGCAATGAACATCTTAGATGCAGGTCGCATAGCTATTGGCGCTATGGGCGTTGGTCTAGCACAAGGTGCATTTAATCTTGTTGTCTCATACATGAAAGAAAGGTCTGCTTTCGGTTCAAAATTAGAGAATTTTGAAGGTTTACAATTCAGGCTAGCAGAGCTGGGAACTGAGCTAGAAGCGGCAAGATTAATGGTTCAGCAATCAGCGCTCTTAAAAGATCAGGGAAAAACATTCAAGAAACAGGCTTCTATGGCAAAATATTTTTCGAGCCAGATCGCCATGAAGATCTCAAACTTTGCAATTCAGGTACATGGTGGGTATGGATATTTTAGAGATTTTGGAATAGACAGATATCTTCGTGACTCAAAACTTTTGGAGATAGGCGAGGGTACCAACGAAGTGCAGAGATTGATTATATTCAGAGAGCTCATGCGATAAAATATTAAAAAAGCTCATTTAAAAATCAAGAGTATGGTTTAAGTCCTTGGGGCACTAAGCGTAACGCTAGCATATGAAATTCTTGGTTGCAATAGATGATGTAGTTACATAAAGATGCTCACTTACTAACATGTCTTGATATTACCATCCTCATTGCCTCTGAGGTACCAAGGCTCAAAGTCAGATTATGAACATCTCTTGCCAATCTTTCGATTACAGTGCCTCTTGTATATCCATAACCGCCCCATATTTCAACAGCATTAGATATGTGCCTAATTGCTGCTTCTGAAACAAAGAGTTTAGTCATAGCAGCTTCTTTGCTGAAATCTTTATTTTGATCTATTAACATTGCAGTATTATAAACCATCAATCTTGCAGATTCAAGATCTGTGGCCATGTCTGCAATATACTTCTGAATAAACTGGTTTGAGATAATTGCATTACCTCCACTGTTCCTGGTTTTAGAAAATGATAAAGATTCTTCAAAAGCCCTTTGTAACATTCCTAGTCCTAATGCAGAGAGATTTACTCTACCACGATCAAAAGTAGATAATGCAACTTTAATCCCTTCATTTTCATTGCCTATTAAATTTTCTTTTGGTACAGGAGTATTTTTATAATATAATCCCGCAATGGCAGAGCCTCTAAATCCAGTCATTTTTATTGGATCTCCAACTCTAAAATTTTTAAATGATTTTTCCACAAGAAAAGCAGAGATCCCCTTTCCTTTTAATTCAGGCTTCGTTTTTGCAAAGATTATAAAGTAATCAGCAACGCTGGCATTGGTTATAAAATATTTAGACCCATTCAAAAGATAGAGATTTGTGTTTGGGTCATAGGTTGCTGTACTATTTATTCCCGAAACATCGGTACCTCCCGTGGGTTCGGTCATAGCAAAAGTTCCTATTTTTTTGCCTGTTACAATCTCTTTTAATATCTGTTTCTGAGATTCTGAACCATATAATAATAGTGTCTGGTTAAACAAACTTTCTACTTCTAGAATAAAAGCTGTATTAGGATCTACCCTCGCTACTTCTTCAATTATAATATCTAATTTCAACCTGCTCTCTCCAATCCCACCGTAAAGTTCAGGTATACCATACTTTAGTATTCCATAGTCCGCCATTGCTTTTAATGAATCTAATGGGAAAGTTTCCATTTCATCCCATTTTGACGCATTTTTTTCAAGTTTCTCTTCGCAAAAACCTCTAATTTTAGTTTTGAATTCTTCTAATTCTGGAGTTAAGAAAGAGATCATTATTATTCACCATTGGTTCTATATTCATACTTCATTATTAATTTTTTTCTAATCTGTAAATTCAATTAAAAATATAATAAATTATCTTAATTATTTAGAAAAATATATATACTATTAAAAGTTATGTATATTTGTCTGACAATTAAGGATAAAGGTGTATACTATGTCTGATCTAGATAAAGAATCTGTTAGGATTACTATAAGGATCTCTGGAGAAGCTTATGAAAAATTAGATGAACTTATAAAAAATGGTTCGTATAGAAATATTTCAGATGTCATTCGTTCTGCAATTTTGGAATTTATATCTAACAAATTTCCTCCCCAGAATATAGGGAAAGTAACTGTAGATATTCCAAAAAATACAATGGAACAACTATCTCAGCTTGTTGAAGCAGGAGATGCAGTTTCTAAAGAAGAAGAGATTAGAACTGCTATAAGAGAGTATTTAAATCGTAAGTTTAGAGAACTGGCCCGTGCTAGGTTAGATAAAGAATTTTTTAAAGGTGCAGAAGGTAATGAATCTTGAGTATTACAAAAATAAATTTGACGATAATAAAATAAAAATTAAAGAGGGTTTTAGGATATGTGCGGTTGGTGTAGGAGGAGCTGGTTCTAATACAATTAACAGAATAAGCAGATTCGGATTAAAAGACATATACACAATAGCTATAAACACAGATCCTATTCATCTAAGCACCATAAATGCCGATAAAAAAGTGCATTTGTCAAGTAGCCTTTTGCATGGGTGGGGAACTGGAGGAGACATTGAATTAGGTGAAAGGGCTATTATAGCTGCCATGGATTCCTTAAAGACCTTATTTAATGATTTTGATATTGTATTTATTATTGCTGGATTTGGCGGCGGAACCGGAACCGGTGCGACTCCTTTAATTGCAGATCTAGCAAAAAAGTCAGGTGCATTAGTTGTTAGTATTGTTTCAATCCCCTTTTCTATAGAGCGGGCAAGGGTTACAAAAGCTAAACAGGGAGTAGCAACACTTATAAATTTTTCGCAGACCATTATAATGCTTGAAAATGACAAACTTATGCAGCTTCTTCCTAATTTTCCCTTAGACAAAGCTTTTTTTGTAATGGATCAGCTCATAAGTGAGATAATATTAGCATTTTATAATATGCTAGTACAGCACAATGGCATAAATATTAATTTTTCTGAAATTAAAAAGATTTTTTCTAGTGGTAAATTATCTACTATATTATTCAGTGAAGGAGAGATTAATAACCTAAAAGATCTGGTAGATGATACTTTAAATCATCCGTTAATAGAATTAGACTATAGCAAGTCTTCTGATGCTTTAATTTATATAAACTCTGGAGAAGAGCTGACGCTCAGTGAAGTTATGTCAATCATTGATTCCATAGGATCGAAGATGAACAAAAGAGAGAGTATAATCTGGGGCACTAACATTGATCCAGCACTGAAGAACAAGATTAAGCTACTATGCATTTTAACAAATATACAATTACCATTCTTAGAAGTAAAAGACGATGATTCATTAAACAACATTTTATTTTAAAAAAAATTAAAGGAGTTATAAGGTATCAAAACCACCTATATCTTCATCTTTCTTTCTTCTTTTAAACTCGTTGTGCCGTTGCTTAACTGCTTTTTTAATGAGTGGATGAATCTTCGGTTTTTCTATAGTTTCTTCAACCAAATTATTATCTATTGGTTCAGGATGCTTTTGCCATTCTTTTATCTTTTTGTTTTCACTGTTAACGCTTTCATTCTGTATATGAAGGCTCATTACACCTCCAATGTATGCAAATATTGCCAGTATTAATAAATTTGGTGGAATATAATGTAAAAAGCTATTAAAGTTAGATATGTAATTGCTTAATGCATTTAATGGGACATATACGAACAAAAATACATTTTTTAAATATTCTGCATGTAAGGTATAAACTATTTGGAAGTTAGATAACATGTAAATAAATATAATCACAATAGAAGCAGGAATCAATACTGCAACTAATCCTTTTACCGGACTTCCTGATTTCCTCCCAGCAACATAACCAGAAATCATAGGCCCAAAAATAGGTATCCACCATAATAAAGCGTATATTACTACCGCGTAGAACATGCCTTTTAAAATGCCATAAGTTTTTTTAATGTTGATCATTTTTATCATCTTTTTGTCTTATTTATGTCTGACAATAATACATTATATAATACTATTATATAAACTTTTTTATTATGAACGTCAGACTTATCTCAGACAATAAAAAATTCAGAGGGTTAATAATAGATAATTTTTTATCTAAACACTGTATTTAGCGGTTTATTTATAAAATAATCAATATAGAATTTAACCTATGAATCAGAAACGTTGTGTAATGTGGAGAGGCAAGGTAACCCTGCTAATCTTTATTTATCAATTATTACAACAGAAAAGACGCTCTTTTATTACTTGTTTTTCAGCGCTTTTACAAACTCTTCATAGTCTTTTTCGTCTATTTCCAAAATTAATGACCCGATATAACCACAGTCATTGCATTTATAAATCTCTCCCATCATCATGCCGCCTTCATAATAGATATTTGTCGATCCACATTTCGGGCATATTTTAAATCTGGTCATTTCAAAAGATCCGTCAACAACAGCTTATCGCTTAAAGATGCTTTTACTACTAGCTTTTTTGTAATATATGCAGAAAGTGCATCTAGCTCTTTATTCAATATCATATTAAAATTTTCAGTGGTAATTTGAACTCGGATATCTGGTTTTTCAATGGTGCCTTCAAGTACCTCTGACAAGTGCATGTTCTTTAAGTAAAGATAATAAGAACCATTATCTGTAAACTCAATCTGGATACTTCTTTCTAATCCAGCAATGCTTTTCTTCAATTTATCATTTTTATCTGCACGTTCATTGAATCTATTAGCTAATTTATCTAAGATTTCTTTCATATTTTCACAATCCATATAGATCCAGAGTATTTAAATTTGTAATGCTTTTCCAAGACATCCTAACATATCTCGGATATGATCCATGCTCTTTAAAGTAATTTTTTAAAAATGTGATTGTTTTAGGATCAGAAGGGTATCCTGACCCAAAATCACCAATGATCTTTTTCAATTTTTCGATCTCTCGATCTCTTGTAACCTTAGCAATTATAGAAGCCGCTGATACGATTGGGTACGTACTGTCTGCTTTGTGTTCTGATATAATCTTATATTTATTGTTGGTTAGCTTCATAATATTGTTCCCAAACCTTACTTCATTAACGTCTACCGCATCGACGTAAATTGTGGTACAATGCATCTGATTAATAATTTCTGCAAATGCATTTAGTTCTATGGCGTTAAGTGTCATGCTCTTCCTTAAATTATCTATCTCACATGCATCTATCTTTTTTATTATAATTTGATCTGCTATATTCTCTAATTTCTCAAATAATATTGTTCTAGCTCTTGGAAGCAAAGTTTTGGAGTCTCTAACTTTTATATCTTTTAACTTATCCAGTTCACAAGAAAATCCAGCAACTATCAAAGGACCGATTACAGGGCCTCTCCCAGCTTCATCTAATCCTGCAATAATCATAGTTTATTTATTATCTAAATAATCTTGGAGCTCTTCATATATATATCCCATCACAATATCTCCACGGGGAAATAATTCTTCGTCTTCTAATGAATCAGAATAATATTTTTTTATGGTATTTACTATTGCCTCAGCAATGGATTCATCTTCATCTTTTATCTCTAATCCATTAAGTTCTTTTTTAATATCCTTTAAGAATTTATCTGATACATCAAATTCCTCATCTTTCTCTACAAATATTCCTTTCTTCTTCATGTCTATTATCAATGCAATCAATAATTCTTCTATTTCTTCTTCAAGTGTCTGTAAATACTCATTTTCTGGTAACTCTTCATCTTTTTTATTTTGTTCTTTTTTAGCCATAAAAAACCATATTTATAGGTAGTATTTAACATTTGTGAGCTGGATTTTTCCCTTATCAGATTGAAGGTAAAAGCGAGCTAAAAATTTATACTTATGATAATATAGATTTTATAATAAAAAATTATATCTAAAAATATTGTACAGTACAAATAAAAAAATTATTTTATACCGTTTTGCATGAGTCTATGTAAAATGATATCTAATGAAATGAAAAATTATTTTGAAAATTTAGAAAAAAAAGTGGAAGAATGTTATAAACTGGCAGATAAAGCTAGGGCTCTGGGAAAAGATCCTGAATTGAAGGTAGAAATACCTCTGGCAGAAGACATGGCCAGCAGGGTAGAGCAGATCATTGAAATTTCTATTTCCAAATATATTAGAGAGTTACTGTCCCAAAAAATAGATAGAGAAACAGTTGCAATAATGGTTGCTAAAAAAGTAGCAGAACAATACAAAAATAACAGAGAGTATGCTATTAACAAAGCCGTGAGAACCGGATTAGCGATTTTGACAGAGGGAATTTTAGTAGCACCACTGGAGGGGATCACAGACATAAAAATAGGGCGTAATGAAGATAATTCAGAATATTTATCTATTTATTTTTCAGGGCCAATAAGAAGTGCTGGTGGTACGGCCCAGGCAATGAGTGTATTAATAGCAGATATTGTCAGAAAAGAGTTTGGTATAAGTGCATATAATGCAACTTTAGAAGAGATCGAACGATATAAAGAAGAGATTCAGTTATATTCTCATGAAGAACATTTACAGTATGTACCAACTTCAGAAGAAATTGAAACGGTTGTAAAAAATTGTAAAGTGTGCATTGATGGAGAA
This window harbors:
- a CDS encoding 30S ribosomal protein S17e: MGSIRPLIIKNVAKELLEKYPEEFNGDFENNKQKVNLYTNVPTKRIRNLVAGYATRYWIVKHTKKPEREISIDNIENF
- a CDS encoding acyl-CoA dehydrogenase family protein — encoded protein: MIELKEEQKILINTIEEFAKKKIEPIAKKIDEEDEIPSVLYRELRDIGLMGILIPQKYGGSELDMLTYSYILEIVGRYSGGLALSLEAQNSLGLSHLYIYGNEKQRERYVPEVIASANPIAWALTEPQSGSDAKNLQTKALKKDDKYIITGSKIFITHGVHSDYLILFAKTEKGISAFIVDGHAKGIERNAIKNKLGVRGTETAEIFLNDVEVPEENLLGKEGEGYKQAMNILDAGRIAIGAMGVGLAQGAFNLVVSYMKERSAFGSKLENFEGLQFRLAELGTELEAARLMVQQSALLKDQGKTFKKQASMAKYFSSQIAMKISNFAIQVHGGYGYFRDFGIDRYLRDSKLLEIGEGTNEVQRLIIFRELMR
- a CDS encoding cell division protein FtsZ — translated: MNLEYYKNKFDDNKIKIKEGFRICAVGVGGAGSNTINRISRFGLKDIYTIAINTDPIHLSTINADKKVHLSSSLLHGWGTGGDIELGERAIIAAMDSLKTLFNDFDIVFIIAGFGGGTGTGATPLIADLAKKSGALVVSIVSIPFSIERARVTKAKQGVATLINFSQTIIMLENDKLMQLLPNFPLDKAFFVMDQLISEIILAFYNMLVQHNGININFSEIKKIFSSGKLSTILFSEGEINNLKDLVDDTLNHPLIELDYSKSSDALIYINSGEELTLSEVMSIIDSIGSKMNKRESIIWGTNIDPALKNKIKLLCILTNIQLPFLEVKDDDSLNNILF
- a CDS encoding CoA-transferase translates to MAGGLKKMSYTSVEMMTVAAARVLEDKKTVFVGTGLPLLSAMLAKRLHAPNLTLIFESGSIGSLVPRVPLSVGDSLSFYKALLLSGMDYVMSVAQGGFVDYGFIGGAQIDAYGNLNTTVIGSWYKPKVRLPGSGGNNDVASFCWKTIIIMKQDKSKFVKKLDFMTSPGYIDSKGREPRGLPKDTGPFRLITQLGVYDFNPLTKRIRLIETYPGISLQDIQNNSSFEIEVSDNVKVSDAPNDNELKIMRELDPLGVVISFKK
- a CDS encoding ribbon-helix-helix domain-containing protein, translating into MSDLDKESVRITIRISGEAYEKLDELIKNGSYRNISDVIRSAILEFISNKFPPQNIGKVTVDIPKNTMEQLSQLVEAGDAVSKEEEIRTAIREYLNRKFRELARARLDKEFFKGAEGNES
- a CDS encoding acyl-CoA dehydrogenase family protein, with protein sequence MISFLTPELEEFKTKIRGFCEEKLEKNASKWDEMETFPLDSLKAMADYGILKYGIPELYGGIGESRLKLDIIIEEVARVDPNTAFILEVESLFNQTLLLYGSESQKQILKEIVTGKKIGTFAMTEPTGGTDVSGINSTATYDPNTNLYLLNGSKYFITNASVADYFIIFAKTKPELKGKGISAFLVEKSFKNFRVGDPIKMTGFRGSAIAGLYYKNTPVPKENLIGNENEGIKVALSTFDRGRVNLSALGLGMLQRAFEESLSFSKTRNSGGNAIISNQFIQKYIADMATDLESARLMVYNTAMLIDQNKDFSKEAAMTKLFVSEAAIRHISNAVEIWGGYGYTRGTVIERLARDVHNLTLSLGTSEAMRMVISRHVSK
- a CDS encoding OB-fold nucleic acid binding domain-containing protein translates to MEIKDLYALVDDLITYDKFLNEIEKRREKYGGLLTDIAIAYIIVDEYGKNPGNTYKIKFLIDGINATVRGEVVEISEKENVKSKDKVLTVKKVKIKDDTGTCIVTFWNGDIPKLENVKIGSKIKIVNGYVKENGYGLTLSLGKWGVLIIE
- a CDS encoding CoA-transferase is translated as MSYGFVLENGIGKLAGWHDPDYMREWFRDNKTRDYTNKFMSLSDAVRNFVKDQDYIVFGGFGHVRTPMAAIYEIIRQKKRNLTMGAKTAVHDVDILVAAGVVDKIEATYTFGHELRGLSPASRRAVENGTVKVIAEWSNGGFGLRLKAAAMGLPFLPNRGALGSDTLKYSSSKVVKDPFSYKPISLIPACYPDVAFVHVNRSDMYGNSQIDGITVQDIDLARATKRLIITTEKIVSNDQIRMHPERTAIPYFLVDAVIKIPYGAHPTNMPYLYYSDEEIMAEWLKVSKTSLGVENYLKKYVYNVENFKEYLELVGGIAKMKKLKKIEKLELLPDLKWLEA
- a CDS encoding SCP2 sterol-binding domain-containing protein, producing the protein MKEILDKLANRFNERADKNDKLKKSIAGLERSIQIEFTDNGSYYLYLKNMHLSEVLEGTIEKPDIRVQITTENFNMILNKELDALSAYITKKLVVKASLSDKLLLTDLLK
- the rnhB gene encoding ribonuclease HII; the protein is MIIAGLDEAGRGPVIGPLIVAGFSCELDKLKDIKVRDSKTLLPRARTILFEKLENIADQIIIKKIDACEIDNLRKSMTLNAIELNAFAEIINQMHCTTIYVDAVDVNEVRFGNNIMKLTNNKYKIISEHKADSTYPIVSAASIIAKVTRDREIEKLKKIIGDFGSGYPSDPKTITFLKNYFKEHGSYPRYVRMSWKSITNLNTLDLYGL